A single genomic interval of Zunongwangia sp. HGR-M22 harbors:
- a CDS encoding Pycsar system effector family protein: protein MNNLLDKADKYILELFKENLPNTYLYHNYKHTERVVKSTEELIEHSEINVKQEEALKLAAWFHDSGYTEGYDKHEESSVKIAKNFLEENNATQELIDMVSRYIMATKFSHNPEGIGEKIIRDADSSHFAKEYYDETSELLRQELQLHNRKNFSSSEWIMENIKMLTEKHTFYTDYALKNWNQAKEQNLLNLVEKQNKREKKLTKEEHKARLKAKYKNDNPERSIQTLFRVTLRNHIKLSDIADTKANILLSVNAIIISLAISNLIPKLDAVSNRHLLIPTLVLVLFSVASMILSIMSTRPNVTSGEFTKEQVKNRDVNLLFFGNFHKMPFDLFKWGINEMIQDKDYVYESLMLDLHLLGKVLHRKYLLLRLTYTVFMLGIIVSVIAFVIAFYLM, encoded by the coding sequence ATGAACAACCTCTTAGATAAAGCTGATAAATATATCCTTGAACTGTTCAAGGAAAACCTTCCAAATACTTATCTATATCACAATTATAAGCATACTGAAAGGGTTGTTAAAAGTACAGAAGAATTAATTGAACATTCTGAAATTAATGTTAAACAAGAAGAAGCGCTAAAGCTGGCTGCCTGGTTTCACGACAGTGGTTATACTGAAGGTTATGATAAGCATGAAGAATCTAGTGTTAAAATAGCTAAGAACTTTCTTGAAGAAAATAACGCCACCCAGGAACTTATAGATATGGTTTCAAGGTATATTATGGCCACAAAATTTAGCCATAATCCTGAAGGAATTGGAGAAAAAATTATTCGTGATGCCGATTCTTCACATTTTGCAAAAGAATACTACGATGAAACCAGCGAACTTTTAAGACAGGAACTTCAATTACATAATCGTAAAAATTTCTCTTCCAGCGAATGGATCATGGAGAATATCAAAATGCTTACAGAGAAGCATACCTTTTATACAGATTATGCATTAAAAAATTGGAATCAGGCCAAAGAACAAAATCTTTTAAATCTCGTTGAAAAGCAGAATAAAAGAGAAAAAAAGTTAACTAAAGAAGAGCATAAAGCCCGTCTAAAAGCAAAATATAAAAACGATAACCCAGAACGTAGTATCCAAACTTTGTTTCGTGTAACGTTACGAAATCACATCAAACTTAGTGATATTGCAGATACAAAAGCGAATATTTTACTATCGGTAAATGCTATTATAATTTCATTAGCCATCTCTAATCTTATTCCAAAATTAGATGCGGTAAGCAATCGGCATTTACTAATTCCTACATTAGTATTGGTTCTTTTTAGTGTGGCTTCTATGATATTATCGATAATGTCTACACGTCCCAATGTTACCAGTGGCGAATTCACTAAAGAACAGGTTAAAAATCGTGATGTAAATCTTCTTTTCTTTGGAAATTTTCATAAAATGCCTTTCGATTTGTTCAAATGGGGAATTAATGAAATGATTCAGGATAAAGATTACGTTTACGAATCTTTGATGCTAGATTTACATCTTTTAGGTAAAGTACTTCATCGCAAATACTTATTGCTACGATTAACGTATACCGTTTTTATGCTAGGAATTATCGTATCTGTAATAGCTTTTGTGATTGCATTTTATTTAATGTAA
- a CDS encoding SIMPL domain-containing protein, producing the protein MKKLVLLLAVITSMGVNAQNSAERNVVNVNGEGTVNVVPDQVTISSRIETEGLNAEDVKKENDEIANNIFKYLKSQGVAEKNIQTEYVNLNKRTDYNTKEETYVANQSISIKLENLKNYEKIMQGLLKNGLNRINSVSFSSSNMEEYQKEARKKAVLDAKQKAEDLVAPLDQEIGKAVMISESSQNNYPVMRMAEMKSSQSSDQQTIAPGEMEISVSVTISFQLY; encoded by the coding sequence ATGAAAAAGTTAGTGCTACTACTGGCGGTTATCACCAGCATGGGTGTAAACGCACAAAATTCTGCCGAAAGAAATGTAGTTAATGTAAATGGAGAAGGTACTGTAAATGTAGTTCCCGATCAGGTTACTATAAGTTCTAGAATAGAAACAGAAGGATTAAATGCTGAAGATGTTAAGAAGGAAAATGATGAGATAGCGAATAATATATTCAAATATTTAAAATCTCAAGGTGTTGCTGAAAAGAATATCCAGACCGAATATGTGAATCTTAATAAGCGTACTGATTATAATACCAAAGAAGAAACGTATGTAGCCAACCAGTCTATTTCTATTAAGTTGGAAAACTTAAAAAACTACGAGAAGATTATGCAGGGGTTACTTAAAAATGGCTTAAATCGAATTAATAGCGTAAGTTTCTCTTCCTCTAATATGGAAGAGTATCAAAAGGAGGCCAGGAAAAAAGCGGTTTTAGATGCAAAGCAAAAAGCTGAAGATCTTGTGGCTCCATTAGATCAGGAAATTGGTAAAGCGGTAATGATTTCAGAAAGTAGTCAGAATAATTATCCAGTAATGCGAATGGCAGAGATGAAGTCTTCACAGAGTTCAGATCAACAAACTATCGCTCCTGGTGAAATGGAAATTAGCGTAAGTGTTACGATAAGTTTTCAATTATATTAA
- a CDS encoding GAF domain-containing protein, protein MKDQKQDFPLDIKVSFHKVIEQYEDRLEVEENPIAKNYIESVLNYIKDYPNLVDGIDTIEELKKYRDPIKILLDDLFPSVLSNNEIKAVSIPYHNLLFNHSNRLKKIIEAAGEDFKPEMREIDGNSKYIHACINILNNYYDFNLDFSRPPYYDIPDENGIEKHYRASLNGDFVELYPKKEAKEITQDDVDELLQDVDNIDLWKEKFPPCSWVFKGFIIVNLTDVTIEDAISELKTTLLFQKTTRKDELEKLQGIFRTIYKVPDLRVGFTSYNIDEKTFERVTKMNAKSFMLNKDLSSDCKTGICEQSFNSLIEKNKKFSIPNVEIYAKENDNLLAKNLLANDVKSCILAPLSKNGNLVGVLELVANRKNVLNRINAMKLDEILPYIITASERNKNDFENRVKAVIQSECTSIHPSVLWIFEREARKFISDYDSDGLASFKDIVFKDVYPLYGQIDIVASSDARNDAIQKDLLYQLDVILNIIDKAYQIEELPIYEQVKFRIKDFREDIEESLNASSEQKIFGLLQKEVNPLMEHLEKQSEEIRGMVAEYQELLNPETGIVYNHRKNYDDTVQQINRTMSRFLDKKQSEAQQIYPHYFERYKTDGVDHNMYIGASLTKNKPFNAVYLYNLRLWQIKTMVEMENKFYHLQESTPMHLDAASLILVYNSTLSIRYRMDEKKFDVDGTYNARYEIIKKRIDKAFIKGTEERITQKGKIVIIYSQKSDEREYLRYVKYLQAKDYLGDELELLELEDVQGVIGLKAIRVNVLYTSDKKDHQDSITYENLMEELH, encoded by the coding sequence ATGAAGGATCAAAAACAGGATTTTCCCTTAGATATAAAAGTTAGCTTTCATAAAGTAATAGAGCAATACGAAGATCGGCTTGAAGTTGAAGAAAATCCTATTGCCAAAAATTATATCGAAAGTGTGCTAAATTATATTAAGGATTATCCAAACCTTGTCGATGGAATTGATACTATAGAGGAGTTAAAAAAATATCGGGATCCAATTAAAATATTACTTGACGATCTTTTTCCCAGCGTTTTGAGTAATAACGAAATTAAAGCAGTTTCTATACCTTATCATAATTTACTTTTTAATCATTCTAATCGTTTAAAAAAAATTATAGAGGCTGCAGGAGAAGATTTTAAGCCTGAAATGCGAGAAATCGACGGGAATTCTAAATACATTCATGCCTGTATTAATATTCTAAATAATTATTACGATTTTAATTTAGATTTTTCCAGACCACCATATTATGATATTCCAGATGAAAATGGAATAGAGAAGCATTATAGAGCGAGTTTGAATGGTGACTTCGTAGAACTGTATCCTAAAAAAGAAGCAAAAGAAATTACACAAGATGATGTAGATGAATTACTTCAGGATGTGGATAATATTGATCTTTGGAAAGAGAAATTCCCTCCATGTAGCTGGGTTTTCAAGGGATTCATAATCGTAAACCTTACAGATGTAACTATCGAAGATGCTATATCTGAATTGAAAACAACCTTACTTTTCCAAAAAACGACACGCAAAGACGAGCTTGAAAAATTGCAAGGTATTTTTAGAACTATTTATAAAGTTCCAGATCTACGTGTAGGATTTACGAGTTACAATATTGATGAAAAAACTTTTGAACGCGTCACTAAAATGAACGCAAAAAGTTTTATGCTGAATAAAGATCTATCCAGCGATTGTAAAACCGGTATTTGCGAGCAAAGTTTTAATAGTCTTATTGAGAAGAATAAAAAATTTAGCATTCCTAATGTGGAAATCTATGCTAAAGAAAATGACAATTTGTTAGCCAAAAATCTTCTCGCGAACGATGTTAAAAGCTGCATTTTGGCGCCATTATCAAAAAATGGCAATTTGGTAGGAGTATTAGAATTAGTGGCCAATAGAAAAAATGTATTAAATCGGATCAATGCAATGAAGCTTGATGAGATTTTGCCATATATCATCACTGCATCAGAGCGGAACAAAAATGATTTTGAAAATCGTGTAAAAGCTGTAATCCAGAGCGAATGTACATCAATCCACCCAAGTGTTCTCTGGATTTTTGAACGGGAAGCACGTAAATTCATCAGTGATTACGATAGCGACGGTTTAGCTTCTTTTAAAGATATCGTTTTTAAAGATGTTTATCCTTTATACGGGCAAATTGATATCGTAGCAAGTAGTGACGCTAGGAATGATGCTATTCAAAAAGATTTGCTTTATCAATTAGATGTAATTCTTAATATTATTGATAAAGCTTATCAAATTGAAGAATTACCTATTTACGAACAGGTGAAGTTCAGGATTAAAGACTTTAGAGAAGACATCGAAGAGAGTCTAAATGCTAGTAGTGAGCAAAAAATATTTGGTCTTTTGCAAAAAGAGGTGAATCCATTAATGGAACATTTAGAGAAACAAAGTGAAGAAATTCGCGGAATGGTTGCCGAGTATCAAGAACTGCTAAACCCTGAGACAGGTATTGTGTATAATCACCGTAAAAATTATGATGACACGGTGCAACAAATTAATCGTACCATGTCTCGTTTTTTAGATAAAAAACAATCGGAAGCGCAGCAAATTTATCCTCATTATTTTGAACGTTACAAAACCGATGGTGTAGATCATAATATGTATATCGGCGCATCGCTTACCAAAAATAAACCTTTTAATGCCGTTTATCTTTATAATCTAAGATTGTGGCAAATTAAGACGATGGTAGAAATGGAAAATAAATTCTATCATTTGCAAGAATCTACACCTATGCATTTAGATGCTGCTTCACTAATTTTAGTATATAATTCTACTTTATCTATTAGGTACCGGATGGATGAAAAGAAATTTGATGTCGACGGCACTTATAATGCACGCTACGAAATTATCAAAAAACGAATTGATAAAGCATTCATTAAGGGAACTGAAGAACGAATTACTCAAAAAGGTAAGATTGTAATTATTTACTCTCAAAAATCTGATGAACGCGAATATTTGAGATATGTAAAGTATTTACAAGCAAAGGATTATTTAGGAGACGAATTAGAATTACTAGAGCTAGAAGATGTTCAGGGAGTGATTGGTTTAAAAGCAATACGTGTAAATGTTCTATATACTTCAGATAAAAAAGATCATCAAGACTCTATAACTTACGAAAATCTTATGGAAGAGTTGCATTAA
- a CDS encoding lysophospholipid acyltransferase family protein, producing the protein MQGLVFWLAYPLLWLISILPFRLFYIFSDLIYVLVYHLIGYRKKTVVKNLKIAFPEKSEKERNIIKKKFYHHMCDMFLEMIKTMNISEKEIKKRFVFTHPEEIENINKLGKGVLVMCGHYASYEWMISMEVYGLKLKGHGIYKRIRNKRFDKLIKDIRGKFNTEMIESHRVVSTIARHQKNDLKGIYGMIADQTPKRANYKFWTDFMGVKVPFFTGSEKLARDFDMPVYYLEVEKVKRGFYEARLKKITNNPQSEPEFFITTSFRDRLEAQIKAKPEYYLWTHKRFKHRNAPIPENAVVK; encoded by the coding sequence ATGCAAGGATTAGTTTTCTGGCTGGCCTATCCTCTACTTTGGTTAATTTCTATTTTGCCATTTAGGCTATTCTATATTTTTTCAGATTTAATTTATGTTTTAGTGTATCATTTAATTGGTTACCGAAAAAAAACGGTCGTTAAAAACTTAAAAATCGCTTTTCCTGAAAAGTCTGAAAAAGAAAGAAACATCATCAAAAAGAAATTCTATCACCACATGTGCGATATGTTTCTAGAGATGATTAAAACGATGAATATTTCTGAAAAAGAAATTAAAAAACGTTTTGTATTTACCCATCCTGAAGAAATTGAAAATATTAATAAACTTGGCAAAGGTGTTTTAGTAATGTGCGGACATTATGCCAGTTACGAGTGGATGATTTCTATGGAAGTATACGGACTCAAATTAAAAGGTCACGGTATTTACAAAAGAATTAGAAATAAACGCTTTGATAAACTTATTAAAGACATTCGCGGAAAATTTAATACTGAAATGATCGAATCTCACCGTGTAGTGAGCACCATCGCGCGCCATCAAAAAAATGATCTAAAAGGAATTTACGGAATGATCGCCGATCAAACCCCAAAGCGCGCAAACTATAAATTCTGGACCGATTTTATGGGCGTTAAAGTTCCTTTCTTCACCGGATCTGAAAAACTAGCTAGAGATTTTGATATGCCGGTGTATTATCTTGAAGTCGAAAAAGTAAAACGAGGTTTCTATGAAGCCCGTTTAAAAAAGATTACCAATAATCCACAATCTGAACCTGAATTCTTTATCACTACTTCATTTCGTGATCGACTGGAAGCACAAATTAAAGCAAAACCCGAATATTACCTTTGGACGCATAAACGCTTTAAACATCGTAACGCGCCTATCCCAGAGAATGCTGTGGTGAAATAA
- a CDS encoding redoxin domain-containing protein — protein MRKLIGIASLLVILTGCEKDKGYSISGKADGIENGKKIYISELTDLNQRPERIDSTTVKDGKFEADLAETKSPNLSYLEVEGVNGMVLFISENENIDFTLYKDSLQTSKKQGGKQNELLNEYLENLNSINKEVSNLRVEMRSAYQSQDSTKLETLQGTQQEIMDNDKLFKKQIIKENKDAFVSLMAIMDLLRMQGATTKELKEMYNSLNEEIKNTPLGSKVGEQLESMTATEIGSKAPDFSATTPEGENLALRDVLGKVTIVDFWASWCKPCRKENPNVVKVYNKYHDKGLNIIAVSLDKEEDKDKWLQAIKDDGLIWNHVSNLQAWNDPIAKKYGVRAIPATFILDENGVIVDRDVRGEEALDKKIEELLANAE, from the coding sequence ATGCGAAAATTAATAGGAATAGCTAGTTTATTGGTTATACTAACCGGATGCGAAAAAGATAAGGGATATTCGATCTCAGGTAAGGCTGATGGTATCGAAAATGGAAAGAAAATTTATATTTCTGAATTAACAGATCTAAACCAACGTCCAGAAAGAATTGATTCTACTACCGTAAAAGACGGTAAGTTTGAAGCAGATCTTGCAGAAACCAAAAGTCCTAATTTAAGTTATCTAGAGGTTGAAGGTGTAAATGGTATGGTTCTTTTTATTTCTGAAAACGAAAATATCGATTTTACATTATATAAAGATAGCTTACAGACTTCTAAGAAACAAGGAGGTAAACAAAACGAGCTTCTTAATGAATATCTTGAAAACTTAAATAGCATAAATAAAGAGGTTAGTAATTTAAGAGTAGAGATGCGATCGGCTTATCAAAGTCAAGACTCTACGAAATTGGAAACCTTACAAGGTACACAACAAGAAATTATGGATAACGACAAGTTATTCAAAAAACAAATTATCAAAGAGAACAAAGATGCATTTGTATCTTTAATGGCGATAATGGATTTGTTAAGAATGCAGGGAGCTACTACTAAAGAGCTTAAAGAGATGTACAATTCTTTAAACGAAGAAATTAAAAACACGCCGCTTGGTAGTAAAGTTGGAGAACAATTAGAATCTATGACGGCTACAGAAATTGGTAGCAAAGCACCAGATTTTAGCGCTACTACTCCAGAAGGTGAAAATCTTGCATTACGTGATGTACTTGGTAAAGTTACAATCGTAGATTTTTGGGCATCATGGTGTAAGCCTTGCCGAAAAGAAAACCCTAATGTGGTTAAAGTTTACAATAAGTATCATGATAAAGGCTTAAATATTATTGCTGTGTCTTTAGATAAAGAAGAAGACAAAGATAAATGGTTACAAGCTATAAAAGATGATGGTCTTATTTGGAATCACGTATCTAACCTACAGGCCTGGAATGATCCTATTGCTAAAAAATACGGAGTTCGTGCTATCCCGGCAACTTTTATCTTGGATGAAAACGGAGTGATCGTAGATCGCGATGTTAGAGGTGAAGAAGCGCTAGACAAAAAAATAGAGGAGCTTTTGGCGAATGCTGAATAA
- a CDS encoding rhomboid family intramembrane serine protease: MGDLSLVTIIIIAANVIISFKGFNDPGFFHKYKFNIADIKSGKKYQIFTSGFLHVDHSHLFVNMLTLYFFAESVMYYLGTTGFIVVYLVSLILGNLLSLYFHKDEYHYTAVGASGAVMGVLYAAILLNPDMMLGLFFIIPIPAYLFGIGYLLYTIYGMKSRRDSIGHDAHFGGAVGGYLSTIILAPYVLEAHLVMVILLAIPIIVLFILHRTGKL; encoded by the coding sequence ATGGGAGATTTAAGCTTGGTAACCATTATCATTATCGCGGCTAACGTGATTATATCCTTTAAAGGATTTAATGATCCAGGATTTTTTCATAAATATAAATTCAATATTGCTGATATAAAAAGTGGTAAAAAATATCAAATATTTACTTCGGGATTTTTACATGTAGATCATTCTCATTTATTTGTGAATATGCTTACGCTTTATTTTTTTGCAGAATCTGTGATGTATTATTTGGGTACCACAGGTTTTATTGTTGTGTATTTAGTGAGTTTGATATTAGGCAATTTACTTTCTCTTTATTTCCATAAGGATGAGTATCACTATACCGCCGTAGGGGCGAGTGGTGCAGTAATGGGCGTGTTATATGCAGCAATCTTACTAAATCCCGATATGATGCTAGGATTGTTTTTTATTATACCCATCCCTGCATACTTATTTGGAATTGGTTATTTGCTTTATACTATTTACGGTATGAAGAGTAGACGAGATAGTATTGGTCATGATGCTCATTTTGGCGGAGCGGTTGGAGGATATTTATCAACAATAATTCTTGCTCCTTATGTATTAGAGGCTCATCTTGTGATGGTTATACTTTTAGCTATTCCAATCATTGTTTTATTTATCCTTCATCGTACCGGTAAATTATAG